From a region of the Phaeodactylum tricornutum CCAP 1055/1 chromosome 4, whole genome shotgun sequence genome:
- a CDS encoding predicted protein — protein sequence MAKLVVADAVERTPPVEADAAGGAVHVTRAAPLTKRQKRKQPNDKHAWPQQPKISSPAARANAYLRVAGLNQKETPKDALDPDLDLHSPQVKFGRLLGSTDQRVRHRAILQLEQYLKARCDINNETGGISELDLLKLWKGMWYTLYMADKAPVQEELGKKIARLIWCLAGTEEEDEYAGQAYLETVGDDGPIGFENDEESDDEEVTMEEIENTLEMNGSEDEESDDTLETKDTTNHHMHELDSNHEDDGDIEDLEDSEIPHCRGAHLATLFVKTFFHTVRREWGKMDKYRVDKFYTLMRLMMHEVYEYMAVRHWNVGIIRLFNDAIYEEVLTQTPNGLRLHLIDLVLDEVVAVNAKAPMPLTEATFLDCLEPFFAMAQTGAGEDLIQQRVLENIFVRFLNKYSVVNEHALDEGTKSDSFILEQVHVATVAQYIFELASDGATKDRFRKSMYSLHKQYIRRLKTVGKDVVLQDEESEEEKEEHNITVASIQPMEENSGALKETEKASENDEVGSASNKIIESKTLDKKKRKRKKNKKSSTGSDAVEQDSTTPKEEEVTISVEEQKAAKDAMIPNERKVDDINPKASLQKRRKTATKRESEQNDRKRVKFGSKNQAISWKESMKNLRTRDPPEPRTATPEKGILLNKNAKSAIIQGSKGKKRRNKAVDFF from the coding sequence GTGGCCCCAGCAGCCCAAGATTTCGTCCCCCGCCGCTCGTGCCAACGCATACTTGCGCGTCGCCGGACTCAACCAAAAGGAAACCCCGAAGGACGCCTTGGATCCCGACCTTGATTTGCATTCTCCCCAGGTTAAGTTTGGGCGATTGCTAGGCAGTACCGATCAACGGGTACGTCACCGGGCTATTCTGCAATTGGAGCAATACCTCAAGGCTCGGTGCGATATTAACAACGAAACGGGCGGAATTTCGGAGCTTGATCTACTAAAATTGTGGAAGGGAATGTGGTACACTCTGTATATGGCTGATAAGGCACCAGTACAGGAGGAACTCGGCAAAAAGATCGCCCGTCTGATCTGGTGCTTGGCGGGCACCGAAGAGGAGGACGAATATGCTGGGCAGGCTTATCTGGAAACGGTTGGTGATGATGGACCCATTGGCTTTGAAAATGACGAGGAATCCGATGACGAGGAGGTCACCATGGAGGAGATTGAGAATACCTTGGAAATGAATGGTAGCGAGGACGAGGAGTCGGACGATACATTAGAGACAAAAGACACTACGAACCATCACATGCATGAACTAGACTCTAATCACGAGGACGATGGTGATATCGAGGATCTGGAAGATTCCGAAATTCCCCATTGTCGCGGAGCACATTTGGCCACTCTCTTTGTGAAAACATTCTTTCACACTGTTCGTCGCGAATGGGGCAAAATGGACAAGTACCGGGTTGACAAATTTTATACACTCATGCGCTTAATGATGCACGAAGTGTACGAATACATGGCCGTCCGTCATTGGAATGTGGGCATTATTCGACTTTTCAATGACGCCATTTACGAAGAAGTTTTGACACAAACACCCAATGGGTTGCGCCTTCATTTGATTGACCTAGTTTTGGATGAGGTAGTAGCTGTCAACGCCAAAGCTCCGATGCCTCTAACGGAGGCGACTTTCTTGGATTGTTTAGAGCCATTCTTTGCCATGGCGCAGACGGGAGCAGGCGAAGATTTGATTCAGCAACGTGTACTAGAAAACATTTTTGTCAGGTTCCTGAACAAATACAGTGTGGTGAACGAGCACGCACTGGATGAAGGCACCAAATCAGACTCCTTCATCCTCGAGCAGGTACATGTTGCAACTGTAGCTCAATATATCTTTGAGCTGGCTAGTGACGGGGCAACAAAAGATCGCTTTCGCAAGTCAATGTACAGTCTGCACAAGCAGTACATCCGAAGACTGAAAACCGTTGGAAAAGATGTTGTGCTGCAGGacgaagaaagcgaagaagaaaaagaggagCACAACATCACCGTCGCATCTATTCAACCGATGGAAGAAAATTCGGGTGCACTAAAGGAAACCGAGAAAGCAAGTGAAAACGACGAGGTCGGATCGGCCTCCAACAAAATTATCGAGTCGAAGACATTGGATAAAAAGAAACGTAAACGAAAGAAGAATAAGAAAAGCTCGACTGGATCTGATGCTGTAGAACAGGACAGCACTACTccaaaagaagaagaggtTACTATATCTGTAGAGGAGCAAAAAGCTGCGAAGGATGCCATGATTCCAAATGAGAGGAAAGTTGACGATATCAACCCAAAAGCATCATTGCAGAAAAGGCGCAAAACCGCGACCAAGCGAGAATCTGAGCAAAATGATCGTAAGCGCGTAAAGTTTGGCTCGAAGAACCAAGCTATATCCTGGAAGGAATCGATGAAAAATTTGAGAACGAGAGATCCACCTGAGCCAAGAACAGCAACCCCTGAAAAGGGTATTCTTCTAAACAAAAATGCAAAATCGGCAATAATTCAAGGGTCCAAAGGGAAGAAGCGACGAAATAAGGCAGTAGATTTCTTTTGA